The Burkholderia sp. PAMC 26561 genome includes the window CCACTGCCAGGTCAGCCTGTTCGCGCGTGATCGCCCGTTGGCTCACATGTCGCATGTTAGCTCCGACCATCTGGCCGAGCGGATAGAACTTGAGCGCGGTGTAGCCGTCGTTAAGTGGACGTTCAGTGGCCCGGGCGAATTCATCGGGCGTCTGAGCAGATTCGTACCAACCATTTGCATAGCAGCGAACGCGGTCGTTGACCGCACCACCCAGCATCTCGTAGACCGGAAGACCGCAGGCGCGGCCTTTGATGTCCCATAAGGCCTGCTCGATTGCACTCAACGCGGCGAACACGATCGTGCCACCACCTTTGCCCCAGAAGGTGTGGTCATAGACGTGCGTGGAAAACGCTTCGATGCGAGCGGGATCGCGACCAATCAGATCAGCGGCGAGGTCCTTTAACATGCCGGCGGCGGCTGTCGCGCCACGACCGTATGCGACGCCCGCTTCGCCGATGCCGCGCACCCCTTCGTCGGTTACTACTTCAACAAGGATGGGATGCAGTTTGCCGCTTTGGGCCAGATAGATGTCAACTTGCGTGATTTTCATGGGGGATCGGAGGGGATTTTATATCGTCGATTTAACAGAGTGGGCGTTTCACCATCGAACTACATTACTGCGTAGGGCACGGGGCTGGCCGCCTAGACTATCCCGCGATTCAAGCCGCCATCGGCTAGAAGCAACTGGCCCGTGACGTAGGACGAGGCGGGACACACCAGAAAAGCGATGGTCTCTGCTATTTCCTCGAGTTTCCCCGTGCGCCCCATTGGAATTGTATGTGGCAATTGCATATCAGAATTGAGTACAGCGTTCTCCAGCAGTCCGGGAAGCACGCAGTTCATGCGTGTGCCCGACGCAGCGTATCGGTCGGAGTAAAGACGCGTGAAACCATGAAGGGCTGAACGCACAGGACCGAGCAGGTACCGGAGCCTTGGCTCGGAGGCCTCCATGACCGATATCGCGACGATTGCGCCGCCTCCCGACGCCAGTAGGTGGGGCGTTGCAAAGTTAGCGGTGCTTACCGTTCCAAGAACCAGCAAGTCGAGGGCTTCGTGCCAGGCCTCGCGGGTAATTGCAAACAAGTTAAGTTTGAATTCAGGATCGAAAGCGAAGCCTGCCGTGCAAATCGACAAAGCCGTAGTGATCTCAAGATTGTTCAGTATGGACGCGTAGCGGCCGGTGCTAATTACTACCGCGTCCAGCCGACCATATTGGGCAGTTATGCCTTCGACGAAGCTCTTCACATCGCTCTCTTCTGTCAGTGAGCCTTCGAAACTCCATGCACCGAGCTCGGCAGCAAGATTCTGGCAGCCGGAGCGCGACATCAACGCCAGTCGATAGCCGCGGTGGGCAAGCAAGCGTGCCGTCGCTGCTCCAATGCCGCGGCTCGTTCCTGTGACCATGGCAACTGGAAGCTCCGCGCGGTCCGACACGCTTGCCATCACAATTGCTCTACGATCGGTGTCTCCGGCCACATTAATCTCCATAAAGATTGAGTTACGTGAGCCGGCACAATAATCGCCGTCAACGGTTCGGTGAAGTTCAAGGAATTTCTAACTGCGCGGACCAGATGCTCGTCATGTTGCCTATGCTGCCGGGCCATCCAGGAGGCCGTAGCCGGAAGCAGGCGCAAACAATCCACCGCGCTGGACTTCGAGCGCGCGTCCGATTTGAAAAGCCAGGGGGTCGGCGTAGCGACGAACAACAATCTGAACAGCGGTGGGGAGGCCCTCGACATCTCCCATAGGTATGCTCAGGGAAGCGAGGTCCATCAGATTAACGAGACGGGTAAAAAGACCAAACGGCGCGGCTGCGTCGTGCGCTCCTTCTATGGGCTTTGCCGTAATCGGCGAGGAGGGAAGCAGTATGGCATCCGCACCTGCGAAGTAGTGATAGATCTCCGTTTGCAACAGCCGCCGCTGCGCGTCGTAGCTGAGGTAGTCCTTGATGTTCATCGTTTTGCCGCGCGACATCCGCTTCGCAATTTCCGCGTTGACGAGACTGTTCTCCATATCGACAAGAGGGCCGTAACGGTCCCAAGCCTCCACGGTCGTGATGTTGGCACCGAGGCTCGCATATGTTTCGAGCGAGCGAGGTAGTGGCTTCTGCTCGAGGACCGCGCCCATCGCTTCGAGATCAGCGATCGTCGTCCTGAATCGCTCTAGGATCCCGGGTTCTGCGATTTTGAGGTCATCCATGGTCGGATAGCGCCGCTCGGGCATGCGCTAGCTAGACGCGAAACCATCACCCCGGCGTTGCTGGCGCAAGAACAAGTCATAGCGCTGGGGCCCGACAGTTTGCTGAGAACCAAGATTGATCAGGTGTTTGTATCCGCCGGTCTAGCCGTGCGTTCATCGATTGAAACGACCATGTCAGCGCATGCAGCGGCGCTGGTGTCGCAGGGACTGGGGATCGCATTGATCGATCCGTTCACCGCGCTATTTTTCCGCAGCGCGGATCTTGTGATCAAGCCGTTCTTGCCTGCGGTCCCTTATGATTTTGTGATGGTGACGCCGGAACACACCGGACAGTCTCATCTCGCGCAAGATTTTGCACGACTTGTCGCAAAACATGTCAGTCTGGTAGCGGACAAAGTTCGAGCTTTATATACCCAGTGCCGTTCGCCTAAGTAGCCGGCTAAGGTAGCGGTAGCGGGTTGGTCCATAGATCGGACATAAAGCGGGGGCGGATTTTGTCGCCGCAAATGAGTGCGGCGAACTGTAATTGCTATGAAGAGGAATACTAATGTTATCCGGTCGTAGAATTGATCATCATCGGACGGACGGTTGCTGCGAGCACACCTCGCTGCATGGGTCGCTTGATCGCGGACTGGACTTTCCATGTCAACAGTGATGTTGGCTCTTCGCTTGTTGGAAGGCAATCCGGTGAGGTGATTACGCGCAGTGTCTCATGCGACCTTGCGACAACCGTCCGTACGCACACCTCGACACGCATCTATGTCGGTCGACATTTGCGAAAGCGTGGCTGACATCGGAGGAGGGCAACGGTGTGTGATTCGCTCTTTTAAGGGATTCGCCAATTAGGGGCATCGCCGGACAGTATTTTTATAGAGCCTCTTTCTTTTACCGCGCATTTTGTCGCTGCGCTCCCTCCCATCGATAAATAATTGTCACGAGGACGGAGCTAAATTTTCGGGGGGGCGACCTGTCTATTGCCTGGAAATCCAACGTATGTTTGATTGCCAAAGTCGATCCGCTGCCTAGCCACACAAATAGTCCTTTGAGCCAGTGTCCGCTAGTAATTAACGGACAAGTTGACATCATCGACAAAAGGAGCTCTCGTGTCCACGCACGTTGTGGACCACATCCATGGAATCGATTGTAGCCAGTGCAAGGGGTTCTCGGTGCATGTATGGCCGCGGCCGCACGACTTAAAAAAGACACCGGTACGTTGCAAGACTAACGCCCCAGGCAGAGCAGGGCGCTTCAGCCGTCGTCCTTCGACGCGGTTCCGTTAGCCCAAAAGCCTCGTGCATCAAGGAGGCGGCGGTCTGTGTCGAATTCTCCGGGCTGCTATGCGTGGCCGACAAGTTCAACTTACGCGGAAAAATGTGTCAACGCGTTGACTATTATGTATTTTACGTTAATTTTGGCCGATGGCAAAGTCGCCTCAGTTCCGCAGCGGTGTGCATTTATCATCGCTTTGCAGATGGAAAGTTGGCAGATGGATCCGGCCCAGAACGTCTAATTTAAATCTTAAAAATAATGGAGTACTTATGGATTGGCGAATTTTCTTTGCTTCTTCTGTCCTTGCTCCTATTCGTGACGCCTGCGCGGTGAGTCGTCCCTCGTTTTGTCTGCAAGCGACGTAGACATGCTTCGGTTTGAAAACTATCAGACCGTAGTCGAACCTGCAAATACCCGTTCAACTTTCCTAGCAGGCTGCGTTGTAGGGTGGTCGCAAAGATCATATTTTAAAACTTCAGCTTCAGCTTCAGCTGCAGCCCTAGTTGACTTTCGCTAACTTCAAAAAACGAGAGGTCCATAAAAGTTTGTAGGTAGTAACCCGTGTACCAGGCCCTGTTGAATATATTTAATACACCTAAATTTTTAAACGACCATGAAAAAACTTTTGGTTTCGACCTTATTGATCGGGATGGTATTGGAGGCGCATGCGCAAAGCAGCGTAACTTTATACGGTCGACTAGATGCAGCGCTGGAGTACATGAGCGGCGTGCCTACCAACCCCAACTCTGCAGGTGTCGCTCAAGGTAGCACTAGTCGGTTCCGAGCCGTAGATGGAAACTGGCAAGGCAGCTTTTGGGGTATGAAAGGCTCGGAAGATTTGGGAGGGGGCAACAAAGTACTCTTCCAGTTGGAGAGTGGTTTCAGCCTCATGAGTGGTAAAGGATCGAGTGAAGGTATTTTCAATCGCTATGCACAAGTAGGTGTTTCTAACGACACATACGGCACATTCATGATGGGCCGGCAATTTTTTATTGCGAATGATGTCTGGGACTTCGACCCCTTCGGGCAATCTAACTGGTCGTCTGCAACGTTAGTGCGGGGGCGCAATTGGCCCTTTTCCAGCAACAATGTTTCCTATCAATCTCCGAAATTTTTGGGGTTTGATTTCGCCGGACAGTACTCGTTCTCAAATGCTACGAGCTTCAATGGCAATGGCACGACAGCACAAGGGCGTGAAGCGGGTGCGCACATAACCTACACGTCAGCGTTGTTTCAGGCACGTGCTATGTACGACGAAATTCGCAGCGCCGCCAATGGCGAGTTCACCGATCCATTCACCGCATCGCGCGAATACACGGCGATGGCAAACCTGTTCCTTGGACAGTTCAAGATCCAAGGTGCTTACCAAGCGATTCGTACGTCAGGCGGAACGGCCACGGCAGGTGTGGCGCCCACATCGCTCGACCATGAATGGGGGGGCGTGACATGGCAGGCAACGCCTGCAGCCGCGCTTATCGCGGCTGTTTATCACGTGAATGCGAACAAGGGTGCGGGTAACGCGACAATGTACACAGTTGGTGGCTCTTACAATTTGTCAAAACGTACCATGCTGAATATGCAGCTTGCGACGACACGTAACAGCAAGACCGCAAACTTTGCACTAAATGCGAACGACGCAGGCACTGCAGTTAGTACTGACAATCCGCTGCCGGGGCATGCCCAATCGGGTGTTTACGCCGGAATTCAACACTTGTTCTGACCGGTACCACGGGCCGCTAAAGCAATACTAAGTAGTTGATGAGATCAGCACCGCTCCCAGAGGTGGTCAAGGCGCGCGCTTGGTGAGAAGCGCCTCTTTTTCGAAAAGCGGGCTTCCGGAAGAGGTTTGGCGTGATTGATATGGAGCGGTTACGAAACGTGCTTGTTGGTGCACCGTTTGTACGACTGAACGGGAGTGATTGTCTGTATGTTCATTTCAAGGAAATTATCTAAGGCAGCAAACTGTGAACCGATCCCAGGCCCTCTTCTAGGAGGCCCGCACGCGACTCCCGATGATGTTGTTGGGCGCGCATGGAACTCGCCTAATTTCTGCATGTTCTTGAGGCAGATGATGCAGAGGTAGGCTAACGACTGATTGAATGGAAAGCGGTGTGAATTTGCTAGAGGCGAAGTTTTGCTGCGTGGGCGAATACTTTTCGCTCGATCGAAGAAGTGATCGATTTCATATGGAATTTCGCGCGAACTTACTTGCGGCGACCGAGCGTAGCAACGTTTTGCCACCCTCGCGGTACGTACCGCGGACGCCCGATCGCCGCGCGTTCCGCAGGGCGGCAGGATGTTGTACCAAGCAGCTGGCTTGGTGCGCTCCAGAAGATAAACTTGCGAATTCTCAATAGCGATAGAAAAGGGGAAACATGAAAGCAGTCGATATGTTGAAGGCGCTGGGCGTCGTTGTGTGCGTCGCCGTGGCGTCGAGCGCGTATGCGCAGTCGAGCGATGCTGCGGCTACGGGCGGTACAACGTCAACCTCAAAGGCCCGGTCCACGTCCACCAAGAAGACCGACCGTAAGCTCGGTCTCGATGTTCGCCGCGCGCTAGGCAAGGCGAACGGGATCGACATCTCGAACATCTTCGTTCGCTCCCGTGGCGGCGCTGTCACGCTGACGGGCTCGGTGCCCGACGGCGACCAGATCCAAAAGGCGGGCGATATCGCGAAGAGTGTGGCCGGTGTGACGTCGGTGTCGAACAAAATCGCGCTGTCGCCGCAGGGCGGGTCGTAAGTGATCGACTAGCCACCGGTCCGGCTTACGGCGCACCTTGTGCGGGGAGCCTGGACCGTTGCACCGACGGGTTCCTGCGTTCGCGCGGGGACCACTTTCTATTGGGCTCGGGGTTCGGGTGCCGGCGCCGGTGCGGCCGCTGCCGCTTTGACGATGATTGGCCTGGACGCGAGCGGCAGGCTGCTGACGGCGTCGCCGGGAACAAGCGAGCTGCGCGGCACCGCCTCAAATAGTGGCTGACGAGTTCGAAGAAGCGGCCTTAAAACGTGCCGAGTGAGACGGTTTTGGCTCGAGACCTTCTGCATCGAGTCGTTGTACGAACGGATCGTAACGAGCCAGGCACGCTCGCGGACGTGTCATTCTGCTTGAGCGTGGAGCTGTCCCTCACCGGGTTCGCCTACGCAACGCTCGTATGCGCCGCGTTTTCGTCTGGCATACAGACTTCGGGGACCGACACCACGAGTGCGAGTCCGGCGACGGCTGGAGTTTCTTAGTGTCGTCGATCACGTCGGCCTAGGACAGCATCGTCATGTAGCACTGGCTGCAGAGCCCCTCCGTCACGTCGAGTTCAAGGCTGAAAGACCGTTGGAGAGAGGATCGCAGAGCACCGCTGATCTCTCTACTCTTCGGGGCGAGCGCTGACATTTTCACGACGACGTAGATCGGGTCGTTGTTGACAGGCTCGGCCCATAAGGAGCGTACGACGCGAGGGTGCAGCGGAGGCGACTAATGCTGCTGAGCAGCACCAACATTCTGGAATGAACGCAGAGCTCCTGAGCGGCCGCGGGGGCGAAAAGTTCTGAGCAATAGCTAATCCACATCCAAAAGCGTTCGAACAACTTCGGGCACCGCAATCGGAGAACCATTTGGGCCAATCTCGTGGAATAAGTCGTTGACGATTTCAATTATGGACCTTACAAACGCGGGCTTATGGTTGCCGTACATGTCAGCAACGATGAGTGTTGGTGCTGGTAAGTTGTCGATGAGCGGGCGACGTACCAATCCTGGCCTATCCGGCGTCGAGTACTTGCCAGGCGTCATGTGGAGGAGCGCAATGCCGAATCCTGCCGATACTGCAGACTTTACAGTCTCGTAAGACCGCGCGCGAAAGCCGACGCGAGGTTTTGATGGCAGAACGTCAAAAAGACTGGTTATGTAGGTCGACGTCTGGGGCAGGTCAAGTAATACCAGTGGCCGTGTCGCCAGTTCCGCAATGGAAACAGCGTTCTGTTCGGCGAGCGGGTCACCGCTCGCAAGGAGCGCATGAGCCGGAATTTTGCAGATGCTGGTGGTGCAGTCGTCCCCGAAGCTTGGCCCTATGTCGTAGGTGATGACCAACTCGACCTCACCATTTGCTAGCCACTCTCGAAGTTGGACTTGGTCGCCTTCGTACAGAAGTATTTCAACTTCCCCGTACTTTGCGACAAATCGCCGAAGTACTTCGGCAACGAAGAGCGAGCCGAACGGTTCGAAGCATGCCACTCGCAATGTCTGCGGAGCGCTTTTCACAAGGTCTCCGATCTGACGATTGAATTCACCGGTCGCGGCTAATAGCGTACGGGCCGCAGTGGTGAAGCGTTCGCCTGCTCTTGTTATCTGGATTCCACGGGACGGTCGCCGGTCGAAAATCTTTGCCCCCAAGACGTCTTCCGCGATGCTGATCGCCGCGAGTATCGACGATTGCGAAATGTGAAGGGTTTCCGTGGCCGCCTGGATGCTGCCAAGACGGGCAACCTCGCACACGTATCGAAGCTGCTTATGGGACAGATTCACAATGCCTCCTGAGCGGGAAAGCTCGGCCAGACCGGGACACCAATTCGATCGTAGGGCTTTGCGCAGAACAATTTGCTTGGCATGTTCATGAAAATGAAGTTGGTCATATAGAAATTCCTTGACGACCAAATAACGATATGAGAACGTTATCACATGAGATCGATATCACAAGAGATCGCTCTCATGTGAGAACGCTATCACATACCAACCCAGAAAGCGAAACATGACAAATACCTACCCAAATTTAGTTTCCCCCGATACCGAATTCCGTCGCGTCATCGAAGCTGCGGTCGCACAGCGCGAAAGAATTGAGCGAGTAGCTAAGGCAGCGGCAGACGGGATGCGTAACCTGTTCTTGATCGGTTGTGGTGGCTCCCTAAACGACTTTTCGGCGGCAATTTACCGTTGCGATCTCAGTGCGAAAGTTCCAAGTTTTTGCCTCAATAGCGAAGAGTTCAATCACCGGCGCCCGGCACTGCTTGGGCCGGGGTCCGTGGTGCTCGTCGCCTCGCACAACGGCACTACAAAAGAGACGATCGAAGCTGCCCGCTGGGCGCGCGCTGCCGGCGCCCGCGTTATTGGCTTCACCAAGGACGAGACGACGAAACTCGCCGCAGAATGTAATGAAGTTTTCACCTACAACAGCGACCGAACCATCCTCGCGCCGAAGCAAGTGCTGATCGGCATGATGGTGGTGGCTCTTCTGAGGGAGTCGGGCTCAGACCTCGATTTTGCGGCATTTGAGCAGGCCTTCTCGGCCGTGCCGAAGGCATTTGAGCTGGCAATCGGGGAAGCGGAAGCGAGCCTTCACGAGATCGCTGTTGCCTTTGCGGCCGAACCGTTCACCTATGTCCTGTCCGCTGGTCCCAACCAGGGGGCAGGCTACGGCTTTGCCATGTGTTATCTCATGGAGATGCAGTGGAAGCATGCGTCTTGGTTCAACGCGAACGAGTTCTTGCATGGGGCGTTTGAGGTCGTTCAGCCGGATACGGCGGTTCTTCTATTCAAGGGTGAAGATGAAACTCGCCCGGTGATTGACCGGGTCGAGGCCTTTCTCAATAAAAACACCCAGCGTTGCCGCGTCATTGATTCGAAGGACTACAGCCTTCCCGGCGTACCAGCATCGATGCGCGGTGACATTTCTCCGCTCCTTCTTTCGACCCTTTCCAAGCGTTTGGCAGAACACTACCAAGCGGTCACGGGGCATTTGCTTACAGACCGCCGTTATATGTTTAAGACAACTTATTGAGGCATTCAAATGCGTGTTTGTGGCGTCGGTGACAATGTTGTGGACCGATATTTCAATCAGAAGCTGATGTTCCCGGGGGGCAATGCGGTGAATTTCGCTGTCCATGCCCAACGGAGTGGAATGCACGCAGCCTATCTTGGCGCGATCGGTACCGATTCCGATGGTGATTTGATCCGCTCGAGCCTGCAGGCTGAAGGCATCGAGCTCACGCGGCTTCGTGTCGAAGAGGGGGCGAATGCCTTCGCTACCGTTCATATGGACGATGACGGCAATAACCGCAAATGGGGTCTTTGCGAGAAAGGTGTGTCTGTGTTTCAACTTGACAGCGCCGATCTCGAATATCTCGCCGCCTTCGACCTGGTTCACACTGGTGAGACAAGCCGGTTAGACCATCAGCTTCCTGAGCTTCGCGAGCGCGTTGCAATCTCCTTCGATTTTTCTGATCGGAATCTGGAGTATGCCGCTGGGCTGCTACCGTATGTGAAAGTCGCGGCTTTCTCGCGTGCCAATGCCGACGATGACGAGGTGAGGCGTGTTTTGGAGGCAGCCCAATCCGCAGGCGTTGAGCTGGTCACCATCACGCAGGGGGCTCGTGGCGCCACTGTTTGCCATAAAGGCGAGATTCTGTTCGTGCCCGCCGTTCCTGTTGATGCCGTCGACACACTCGGTGCCGGCGACGCATTCGTAGGCCGCCTGGCATGTCGCGTGTTGGCCGGTGGATCGCTTGCGGAAGCGGGCGTCGATGCAGCGAATTACGCCGCGCTCATCTGCGGCACGCGTGGCGCCTTTGGTCACGCCCGTCCCATTACCCGAAAAATACCGTCTTGAGGGCACCATGAACGAAAACCCCGCAAATTCTAAGCTTACGTTCCCTTCCGAATCCGACTACGGCAATCGAGTCGCGCGCGCCCGGACCGCGATGAAACAGGAAGGGATCGACGTTCTTGCACTGTCCAGCTTCGACAATCATCGTTTCTTTGCCGGATTAGATGGCATTGCAACGGTCAGACCAGTCTGGTTTGTCCTGCCGCAGGATGACGCGGCGGCTTTTGTCTCGCCCCGCATTGAAGCACCGGAGATACGGGCGCAATGCAGTGTACCGGTGGCTGTCGAATGGATCGAATGGGAAGAGCCGGCGAAGCCTCCTATGTCGTTCGCAGTCGCGCTCGCTGACCATATAAAAAAAGTTGCGCCGCAAGCCCGCACGATTGGGGTCGACTTCGACGCCACCTCGGCACGTAATCTCGAATTGGTCAGGGAGGCTCTTGGCACCGAACGTATCCGGGACGTTTCAGCCATGCTTCGCGAGGTACGTCGCCGCAAAGACGCAGCAACGATCGACGTTGTTCGGCGATGCGCCGACATCGCTGCTCACCAGTTCAAGGCAAGTTGCGAAGCTGTAATCCCCGGCGTTCCCGAATGGGAAGTGGCGCTGGCTTCCCGCACAGCCGCGATGCGGCGAGCCGCAGAATGGTGGAAGGGCGATGAGAACCACTCGCCGCTCCTACAGGGGATTCATGTCATGGGGAGCGGAAGCATCCGTTCCGGGCGCGCCCATGCCGTCGCTGCGGGTCGTCCTATTCGGGAGGGCGAAATCGTGCAGCTGTGTTATTGCGGCCGGCCTTTCTTTGGGCATGGAATTTGTTTCGACCGTCCGCTCAAGGTAGGGTCGGCCGTGTTACCCACGGATGTTCGCAAAATCGTGGACGTCGCGCGTGAGGCTCAGGAAGCGGCGTTGGCCAAGGTGCGCGCGGGCGTAACGACAGGCGAGGTACATGCCGCAGCCGTTGCGGTCATTGGACGCCACGGCTGGGACCGCGCGATGCAGCATCGCACCGGTCGCGGTATCGGTCTTTCGGATCCCGAGTTTCCCGAGATCAAGGCAAACGACCCGACCGTTTTAGAAACGGGCATGCTCCTTGGGATTGAGCCGGGCGTCTATGTCGAAGGTGTTGGCGGAGCCCGCTTTGGTGACACGATCCTCGTTACGGAAACCGGATACGAGTCGCTCACGCCACTTGAACTTGGTAGGACCGTCGAATGACCGACCAGCCTTCCGCTGCCGTTTCCTTCCGAGGTGTCAGCCGACGCTATGGGACCGTCACTGCGGTGAGCGATCTTAGTCTCGACATCTCGCCCGGCGAATTCTTTGCGCTGCTCGGCTCGAGTGGATCGGGCAAGACAACTCTCCTTATGCTTCTGGCGGGGTTTGATAAGCCGACCGAAGGCCAGGTACTCATGGCTGGCAAGTCTGTCTCAGACGTGCCACCGCATCGGCGAAGCATCGGCGTCGTCTTCCAGAACTACGCTCTTTTCCCCCATCTGACGGCAGCCGACAACGTCGCCTATCCACTGAAGATGCGCGGCGTTGGGCGTAGCGAACGTGATGCACGAGTGAAAGCGGCGCTCAACCTGGTTAATCTTACAGATCGCTGGGCTTCGTATCCTTCACAGATGTCCGGTGGGCAGCAGCAACGCATCGCACTTGCCCGCGCTCTCGTTTTTGGTCCGGACATCCTGCTTATGGACGAACCGCTCGGTGCTCTTGATCGAAGGCTCCGCGACCAGATGCAGCAGGAATTGAAGCGAATTCAGAGGGAGCTGGGCATCACCGTTATCTACGTAACGCATGACCAGTCGGAAGCCATGGCCATGGCGGACCGGATCGGGATCATGGCGGGGGGGAAGCTTCTCCAGGTCGCCGATCCAGAGACTATCTATGCCGCGCCATCGAATCATTTCGTCGCGCGTTTCATTGGCGAGTGCTCCATCCTGCGTGTCAGCGCGGTTGATGGTGGCCGGGCATATGAGATCGCTGACGCTTGTCAGTCATTGCTGTCTCCTGCAATGGCGCCTTTCGATATTGTGGTGAGGCCGGAGAACGTTGCCTTACATCCCGCACCGAAAGCCGTATCAGACAGTGCCTTTGGCGTTCCCGCGACGATCCGCGAAGTCACCTACCTCGGAGCGGGCTGGCGTGTGGCACTCGAACTTCCCGACGGGCAGTCCCTGCTCGCCAACGTCATGCGTGGAGATGACCTGGCCGGAAGCCTAGCGCCCGGCAGATCCGTCGTCGCGCAATGGGAGCCAGCATCCGTCGCCGTTCTTCCGAGTGAATGATCACCCTGAAGCGAATTTTCTGAGGAGAAAAACCATGAAATTTAACAGACTGCGTAATCGCATCTCGGCCACTTTGCTTGCGGCTGCCGGCGTTAGCTTGCTTGTGACTGCGTCTGCCAGTTATGCGGCAGAGGTTGTCATTGCCTCTTATGGCGGCTCCTTCCAGGATGCTCAAACCAAGGCTTTATTTACGCCATACGCCAAAGCCACGGGTACCAAGGTTACCGGCACCACCGGCACGGGCTATGCCAAGGTTAAGGCCATGGTCGATAGCGGCAACGTCACCTGGGACGTCCTCTCCGCTGAGAGCTCGGCCTATGCGAACGAGGTGAAGGATAACCTTCTTCAGCCGCTTGATTATTCAGTCATCAAGGCCAATGGCATCCCGGCCCAGTTCCGCACGAAGTACGGTCTCGGTTACATCACGTTCGGACAAAATCTAGCGTGGAGCAAAGACAAGTTTCCGAAAGGACTTACCCCGGCTCAGTTTTTCGACCCCGCGGTGAAAGGCCGTCGTGCGGTGACGTTGGAGCCGGAATATACGCTTGAATTCGCGCTGCTGGCTGATGGTGTGAAGCCATCTGATCTCTATCCGCTGGATGTGGATCGTGCTCTCAAGGTTATCGCTCGGATCAAGGACCAAATCGTCGCCTACAAGGGTGCTGCTGATATTCAGGCTCTCATCCAGCAGGGTGAGGTTGACATGGCCTTCATCCCGAACGGCCGTGTCAACAATGCCATTAAAGCTGGTGCGAATTGGGCTTACAGTTGGGACGCTTCGGTCTCGGACACCGAATGGTGGGTGGTGGTGAAGGGTGCTCCACATACTCAGGAAGCGATGAAGTTTATCAATTTCGCCGCTCAGCCGGATCCGCAGGCGCAACTCGCACGGCAAATCCCCTATGGCCCCACCAACGTCGACGCGCTGAAGCTTCTTGACCCTGCGGTCGCGAAAGATCTGCCGAGTTATCCCGACAACGCCAAGCTCGGGGCAGTTCTCGATTCGAAATGGTGGAACAAGAACCGTGAGTCTGTGAAGGCCCGTTGGTCCACTTACATCATGCAGTAGCAACGCGTCAACGGGAGCAAAAGAAGATGAGACGTAAGTTAGTCATAGATTGGGGGCGAATTATCCTACTCGCTCCAGTATTCCTCCTGCTCCTCCTCGCTTTCGCTCTTCCGTTGCTTGCCATCGTGCCGGAAGCGTTCGGGGGTGATGCCGTCGGGCGCTTTTTGCGGATTTTCGGGAGTCCGGTCTACCGAACGGTCATCTGGACGACGGTGCGCATCAGTCTGGAATCGACGGCGATAACGCTTGTCGTTTCGTTTCCCTTGGCGTGGCTCTTGAGCCGAGCGACCGGAATGAAAGCTCTGCTTCTTGGACTATTGGTGCTGGTTCCCTTTTTGACC containing:
- a CDS encoding PfkB family carbohydrate kinase; this encodes MDRYFNQKLMFPGGNAVNFAVHAQRSGMHAAYLGAIGTDSDGDLIRSSLQAEGIELTRLRVEEGANAFATVHMDDDGNNRKWGLCEKGVSVFQLDSADLEYLAAFDLVHTGETSRLDHQLPELRERVAISFDFSDRNLEYAAGLLPYVKVAAFSRANADDDEVRRVLEAAQSAGVELVTITQGARGATVCHKGEILFVPAVPVDAVDTLGAGDAFVGRLACRVLAGGSLAEAGVDAANYAALICGTRGAFGHARPITRKIPS
- a CDS encoding M24 family metallopeptidase gives rise to the protein MNENPANSKLTFPSESDYGNRVARARTAMKQEGIDVLALSSFDNHRFFAGLDGIATVRPVWFVLPQDDAAAFVSPRIEAPEIRAQCSVPVAVEWIEWEEPAKPPMSFAVALADHIKKVAPQARTIGVDFDATSARNLELVREALGTERIRDVSAMLREVRRRKDAATIDVVRRCADIAAHQFKASCEAVIPGVPEWEVALASRTAAMRRAAEWWKGDENHSPLLQGIHVMGSGSIRSGRAHAVAAGRPIREGEIVQLCYCGRPFFGHGICFDRPLKVGSAVLPTDVRKIVDVAREAQEAALAKVRAGVTTGEVHAAAVAVIGRHGWDRAMQHRTGRGIGLSDPEFPEIKANDPTVLETGMLLGIEPGVYVEGVGGARFGDTILVTETGYESLTPLELGRTVE
- a CDS encoding ABC transporter ATP-binding protein, whose protein sequence is MTDQPSAAVSFRGVSRRYGTVTAVSDLSLDISPGEFFALLGSSGSGKTTLLMLLAGFDKPTEGQVLMAGKSVSDVPPHRRSIGVVFQNYALFPHLTAADNVAYPLKMRGVGRSERDARVKAALNLVNLTDRWASYPSQMSGGQQQRIALARALVFGPDILLMDEPLGALDRRLRDQMQQELKRIQRELGITVIYVTHDQSEAMAMADRIGIMAGGKLLQVADPETIYAAPSNHFVARFIGECSILRVSAVDGGRAYEIADACQSLLSPAMAPFDIVVRPENVALHPAPKAVSDSAFGVPATIREVTYLGAGWRVALELPDGQSLLANVMRGDDLAGSLAPGRSVVAQWEPASVAVLPSE
- a CDS encoding ABC transporter substrate-binding protein; translation: MKFNRLRNRISATLLAAAGVSLLVTASASYAAEVVIASYGGSFQDAQTKALFTPYAKATGTKVTGTTGTGYAKVKAMVDSGNVTWDVLSAESSAYANEVKDNLLQPLDYSVIKANGIPAQFRTKYGLGYITFGQNLAWSKDKFPKGLTPAQFFDPAVKGRRAVTLEPEYTLEFALLADGVKPSDLYPLDVDRALKVIARIKDQIVAYKGAADIQALIQQGEVDMAFIPNGRVNNAIKAGANWAYSWDASVSDTEWWVVVKGAPHTQEAMKFINFAAQPDPQAQLARQIPYGPTNVDALKLLDPAVAKDLPSYPDNAKLGAVLDSKWWNKNRESVKARWSTYIMQ